One Desulfovibrio fairfieldensis genomic window carries:
- the lon gene encoding endopeptidase La: MADYKEKDHPLHGEQGLGAAEPAVDNDVHAKQEEAPVQDLLNENNLNAAAQGIPDVLPVLPVRDVVIFNYMILPLFIGREKSVQAVESALKNGRHLLVCAQREESTDDPAPADLYNVGTVVQVMRMLKMPDSRVKILVQGVSRARVTGYSQVDPYLEARIETLPEVAPQIDATVEALLRSAREQSEKVLTLRGLSSPDVLAVLQGVEDPGRLADLIAANMRMKIADAQRILEAENPLERLTLVNTQLQREVEVATVQARIQSSAREGMDKAQKDYFLREQLKAIRQELGENESEGEDDLESLKKALDKAGLPKDVRQEADKQLRRLSGMHADSSEANVVRTYLDWLVDLPWKKLSRDRLDIAHAKEILDEDHCGLDKIKDRILEFLSVRKLNPQSKGPILCFAGPPGVGKTSLGRSIARALGRKFQRLSLGGMHDEAEIRGHRRTYIGAMPGRIIQAIKQAGTRNPVIVLDEVDKLGTDFRGDPSSALLEVLDPEQNHTFSDHYLNVPFDLSKVMFLCTANHLETIPAALRDRMEVISLPGYTLQEKVEIARKHLLPKKITENGLAEGDIALSDGALEKVIKEYTREAGLRNLERELASICRKLARRKAEGKKGPFKVEPKDVEKLLGAPRFVEDEKEKELMPGMALGLAWTPAGGEVLTVEASVMKGKGGLTLTGQLGDVMKESAQAALSYIRSRAEELGVDPSFVSKYDIHVHVPAGATPKDGPSAGVTLTTALISALSNRRVRADLCMTGEITLQGRVLPVGGIKEKILAGVARGLKHVIIPQQNVKDLEDVPRELLKRITVHPVHHYDELPPLVFETQGKRGGGEKHGLTEKTPPAPRKKSPARPAVAATGRRGRAERPAEA, encoded by the coding sequence ATGGCTGACTACAAAGAAAAAGATCATCCGCTTCATGGGGAACAAGGGCTTGGCGCCGCCGAGCCCGCCGTCGACAACGACGTTCATGCGAAACAGGAAGAAGCGCCCGTGCAGGATCTGCTGAACGAAAACAATCTCAACGCCGCTGCCCAGGGCATTCCCGACGTGTTGCCCGTGCTGCCGGTGCGCGACGTGGTCATATTCAATTATATGATCCTGCCGCTGTTCATCGGCCGCGAAAAATCCGTGCAGGCCGTGGAATCCGCCCTGAAAAACGGACGGCATCTGCTGGTCTGCGCCCAGCGCGAGGAAAGCACCGACGATCCCGCGCCCGCGGACCTTTATAATGTGGGCACCGTGGTCCAGGTCATGCGCATGCTCAAGATGCCGGACTCGCGGGTGAAAATTCTGGTGCAGGGCGTAAGCCGCGCGCGGGTCACCGGCTACAGCCAGGTGGACCCCTATCTGGAAGCGCGCATTGAAACTCTGCCCGAAGTCGCTCCCCAGATCGACGCCACGGTGGAAGCGCTCTTGCGCTCCGCGCGCGAGCAGAGCGAAAAGGTGCTCACCCTGCGCGGCCTGTCCTCGCCGGACGTGCTGGCCGTGTTGCAGGGCGTGGAGGATCCGGGCCGTCTGGCGGATCTTATCGCCGCCAATATGCGCATGAAGATCGCGGACGCCCAGCGCATCCTGGAGGCGGAAAATCCGCTGGAACGCCTCACTTTGGTCAACACCCAACTTCAGCGCGAAGTGGAAGTCGCCACGGTGCAGGCCCGCATCCAGAGTTCGGCCCGCGAAGGCATGGACAAGGCCCAGAAGGATTATTTCCTGCGCGAGCAGCTCAAGGCCATCCGCCAGGAGCTGGGCGAAAACGAGTCCGAGGGCGAGGACGACCTGGAAAGCCTGAAAAAGGCCCTGGACAAGGCCGGCCTGCCCAAGGACGTGCGCCAGGAGGCGGACAAGCAGTTGCGTCGCCTGTCCGGCATGCACGCCGACTCCTCGGAAGCCAACGTGGTGCGCACCTATCTGGACTGGCTGGTGGATCTGCCTTGGAAAAAGCTCTCGCGTGACCGTCTGGACATCGCCCACGCCAAGGAAATTCTGGACGAGGACCATTGCGGTCTGGACAAGATCAAGGACCGCATTCTGGAATTCCTCAGTGTGCGCAAGCTCAATCCGCAGTCCAAAGGCCCGATCCTCTGCTTTGCCGGCCCTCCCGGCGTGGGCAAAACCTCGCTGGGCCGCTCCATCGCGCGGGCGCTGGGCCGTAAGTTCCAGCGGCTGTCTCTGGGCGGCATGCACGACGAGGCCGAAATCCGCGGCCACCGGCGCACTTACATCGGGGCCATGCCCGGGCGGATCATCCAGGCCATCAAGCAGGCCGGTACCCGCAATCCGGTCATTGTGCTGGACGAAGTGGACAAGCTGGGCACGGATTTCCGGGGCGACCCTTCCTCGGCTCTCCTGGAAGTGCTGGACCCGGAACAGAACCACACCTTCAGCGACCACTACCTGAACGTGCCCTTTGACTTGTCCAAGGTCATGTTCCTGTGCACGGCCAACCACCTGGAAACCATTCCCGCGGCCCTGCGCGACCGCATGGAAGTCATCTCCCTGCCCGGCTACACGCTGCAGGAAAAGGTGGAGATCGCCCGCAAGCATCTGCTGCCCAAGAAAATCACTGAAAACGGTCTGGCCGAAGGCGATATCGCGCTCAGCGACGGGGCTCTGGAAAAGGTGATCAAGGAATACACGCGCGAGGCGGGCCTCCGCAACCTGGAACGCGAACTGGCGTCCATCTGTCGCAAGCTGGCCCGGCGCAAGGCCGAAGGCAAAAAAGGCCCCTTCAAGGTGGAGCCCAAGGACGTGGAAAAGCTTCTCGGCGCGCCCCGCTTTGTGGAAGACGAGAAGGAAAAGGAACTCATGCCCGGCATGGCCCTGGGCCTGGCCTGGACCCCCGCCGGCGGCGAGGTGCTGACCGTGGAGGCCAGCGTCATGAAGGGCAAGGGCGGCCTGACTCTCACCGGCCAGTTGGGCGACGTGATGAAAGAAAGCGCCCAGGCGGCCCTGAGCTACATCCGCAGCCGCGCGGAAGAGCTGGGCGTGGACCCCTCCTTTGTGAGCAAATACGACATCCATGTGCATGTGCCCGCGGGCGCCACGCCCAAGGACGGCCCTTCGGCGGGCGTAACCCTGACCACGGCCCTGATTTCGGCTCTCAGCAATCGCAGGGTGCGGGCCGACCTCTGCATGACCGGCGAGATCACCCTGCAGGGCCGGGTGCTGCCCGTGGGCGGCATCAAGGAAAAAATCCTGGCCGGTGTGGCCCGTGGCCTGAAGCATGTCATCATCCCGCAGCAGAACGTGAAAGATCTGGAAGACGTGCCCAGGGAGCTGCTCAAGCGCATCACGGTGCACCCCGTGCACCACTATGACGAACTCCCGCCCCTGGTCTTTGAGACTCAGGGCAAGCGCGGCGGCGGTGAAAAGCACGGCCTGACCGAAAAAACGCCGCCCGCGCCGCGCAAAAAAAGTCCTGCCCGTCCGGCCGTCGCGGCCACGGGACGGCGCGGACGCGCGGAACGGCCCGCCGAGGCGTAA
- a CDS encoding JAB domain-containing protein, with the protein MSAKTVSTTSPHSGHRARVRERLEREPLAVADYEVLELLLGYGLTRKDTKPLAKELLRRFGSIRGALDARPDELLQVPGFGPGLMALWRVLREVLARHATSAVRKREIMATPDAVARMAQSRLAGCPHEECWLALVDAQNGLIAWERLRRGGINSVPVQPRDVLETALTHKASGIILAHNHPGGSPGPSKPDLMLTEELQRLAPRMGLRFLDHVIVTEGICYSITQNKPL; encoded by the coding sequence ATGTCAGCAAAGACTGTCTCCACCACCTCGCCGCACAGTGGGCACCGAGCCCGCGTGCGTGAACGTCTTGAGCGCGAGCCTCTGGCCGTGGCGGATTATGAGGTGCTGGAGCTTTTGCTTGGTTACGGGCTCACGCGCAAAGACACCAAACCGCTGGCTAAGGAATTGCTGCGGCGTTTCGGCAGCATTCGGGGCGCGCTGGACGCCAGGCCGGATGAATTATTGCAGGTGCCCGGCTTCGGGCCGGGGCTCATGGCCCTCTGGCGGGTTCTGCGTGAAGTACTGGCCCGTCACGCAACCTCGGCGGTGCGTAAACGCGAAATCATGGCTACGCCGGATGCAGTGGCCCGCATGGCTCAAAGCCGCCTGGCCGGGTGTCCGCATGAAGAATGCTGGTTGGCCCTGGTGGACGCGCAAAACGGACTGATCGCCTGGGAACGCCTACGGCGCGGAGGCATCAACTCAGTGCCCGTGCAGCCCAGAGATGTGCTTGAGACGGCACTCACGCACAAGGCCAGCGGCATCATTCTGGCCCACAACCACCCCGGCGGCAGTCCGGGCCCTTCCAAGCCGGACCTTATGCTGACCGAAGAACTGCAACGGCTGGCCCCGCGCATGGGCCTGCGCTTTCTGGACCATGTCATCGTCACCGAGGGAATCTGCTACAGCATAACGCAAAACAAGCCCCTTTAG
- the tuf gene encoding elongation factor Tu encodes MGKAKYERKKPHVNIGTIGHIDHGKTTLTAAITKIAGLKGEGSFISYDEIDKAPEEKERGITIATAHVEYETDKRHYAHVDCPGHADYIKNMITGAAQMDGGILVVAATDGPMPQTREHILLARQVGVPQLVVFLNKCDLVDDEELLELVELEVRELLSSYDFPGDDVPVIRGSALKALECDDPNAPEAKCIGELLAACDSFIPDPVRDIDKPFLMPIEDVFSISGRGTVVTGRVERGIIKVGDEVEIVGIKPTQKTTCTGVEMFRKLLDQGEAGDNIGALLRGTKRDDVERGQVLAAPKSITPHKKFKAEVYVLSKEEGGRHTPFFTGYRPQFYFRTTDITGVIALPEGVEMVMPGDNSQFIVELIAPIAMEAGLRFAIREGGRTVGSGVVTEIIE; translated from the coding sequence ATGGGCAAAGCTAAATATGAACGCAAGAAGCCCCATGTAAACATCGGCACCATCGGCCACATCGACCACGGCAAAACCACCCTGACCGCCGCCATCACCAAGATCGCCGGCCTGAAGGGCGAGGGCAGCTTCATTTCCTATGACGAAATCGACAAGGCCCCCGAAGAAAAAGAGCGCGGCATCACCATTGCCACCGCTCACGTGGAATACGAAACCGACAAGCGCCACTACGCGCATGTGGACTGCCCCGGCCACGCCGACTACATCAAGAACATGATCACCGGCGCCGCCCAGATGGACGGCGGTATCCTGGTGGTGGCGGCCACCGACGGCCCCATGCCCCAGACCCGTGAGCACATCCTGCTCGCCCGCCAGGTGGGCGTGCCCCAGCTGGTGGTCTTCCTGAACAAGTGCGACCTGGTGGACGACGAGGAACTGCTGGAACTGGTGGAACTGGAAGTGCGCGAGCTGCTCTCTTCCTATGACTTCCCCGGCGACGACGTGCCCGTGATCCGCGGTTCCGCCCTGAAGGCTCTGGAATGCGACGATCCCAATGCGCCTGAAGCCAAGTGCATCGGCGAGCTGCTGGCTGCTTGCGACAGCTTTATCCCCGATCCCGTGCGCGACATCGACAAGCCCTTCCTGATGCCCATCGAAGACGTGTTTTCCATCTCCGGCCGCGGCACCGTGGTGACCGGTCGTGTGGAACGCGGCATCATCAAAGTGGGTGACGAAGTGGAAATCGTGGGTATCAAGCCCACCCAGAAGACCACCTGCACGGGCGTGGAAATGTTCCGCAAGCTGCTGGACCAGGGCGAAGCCGGCGACAATATCGGCGCCCTGCTGCGCGGCACCAAGCGTGACGACGTGGAACGCGGCCAGGTGCTCGCGGCTCCCAAATCCATCACGCCGCACAAGAAGTTCAAGGCTGAGGTGTACGTGCTCTCCAAGGAAGAAGGCGGCCGTCATACGCCCTTCTTCACCGGCTATCGTCCTCAGTTCTACTTCCGCACCACGGACATCACCGGCGTCATCGCCCTGCCCGAAGGCGTGGAAATGGTCATGCCCGGCGACAACTCGCAGTTCATTGTGGAGCTGATCGCCCCCATCGCCATGGAAGCCGGTCTGCGTTTCGCCATCCGTGAAGGCGGCCGCACCGTGGGTTCCGGCGTGGTTACCGAAATCATCGAGTAA
- the rpmG gene encoding 50S ribosomal protein L33, translated as MRVNIILACTECKRRNYSTRKNKKNTTGRLEMKKYCPWDKKHTVHRETR; from the coding sequence ATGAGAGTCAACATCATTCTGGCTTGCACCGAATGCAAGCGGCGTAACTACAGCACTCGGAAGAACAAGAAGAACACCACCGGGCGGCTGGAAATGAAAAAATATTGTCCCTGGGACAAGAAGCACACCGTGCATCGCGAAACCAGGTAA
- the prmC gene encoding peptide chain release factor N(5)-glutamine methyltransferase — protein MDSPRLCAQLLAGHVLGLDRLHCVLAAECELTPDQAGTLEALTARRATGEPLAHILGDREFFGRTFLVTPDTLIPRPETELLVETALELLPAGQPLRFADLGAGSGCIGVTLCLERPRWCGLLLELSAPALEVARANAARLGAATRLDALRADLRAIPLAAGSCDLLVSNPPYIADAERGQVMDEVLRFEPHSALFSPEAGLAHLRAVIAQAARLLRPGGLLLLEHGAAQGKAVRDLLSAGDAFVGIATRRDLAGLERCALARKV, from the coding sequence GTGGACAGCCCCCGCCTTTGCGCGCAACTGCTGGCCGGGCATGTGCTGGGTCTGGACCGTCTGCACTGCGTCCTGGCTGCGGAATGCGAGCTGACGCCCGACCAAGCCGGGACCCTGGAAGCCCTCACGGCCCGCCGGGCCACGGGCGAACCCCTGGCCCATATTCTCGGCGACAGGGAATTTTTCGGCCGCACTTTTCTGGTCACCCCGGACACCCTGATCCCCCGTCCGGAAACGGAACTGCTGGTGGAGACGGCTCTGGAACTGCTGCCCGCCGGACAGCCGCTGCGCTTTGCGGACCTGGGCGCTGGCTCGGGCTGCATCGGCGTGACCCTCTGCCTGGAACGCCCGCGCTGGTGCGGCCTGTTGCTGGAACTCAGCGCTCCGGCCCTGGAAGTGGCCCGCGCCAACGCCGCCCGGCTGGGAGCCGCCACGCGCCTGGACGCACTGCGGGCGGATCTGCGCGCCATCCCCCTGGCTGCGGGCTCCTGCGATCTTCTGGTCAGCAATCCGCCCTACATCGCGGATGCCGAGCGCGGCCAGGTCATGGACGAAGTACTGCGCTTTGAGCCGCATTCCGCGCTTTTTTCACCGGAAGCCGGTCTGGCCCATCTGCGCGCCGTCATTGCCCAGGCCGCCCGTCTGCTCCGGCCCGGCGGCCTGCTTTTACTGGAACACGGCGCGGCCCAGGGGAAGGCCGTGCGGGACCTGCTGTCCGCGGGCGATGCTTTTGTCGGCATCGCCACGCGCCGCGATCTGGCCGGACTGGAGCGTTGCGCTTTGGCCAGGAAAGTGTAA
- the secE gene encoding preprotein translocase subunit SecE, which yields MAKKQAQTADVKSDKAPNPFVRFSRYVEDSKAELRKVTWPTLKETRKATLAVLGFVAVMAVILGLVDLGLSALIKSILS from the coding sequence ATGGCAAAAAAACAAGCGCAAACCGCGGACGTCAAGTCGGACAAGGCCCCCAATCCTTTTGTGCGCTTCTCGCGCTACGTGGAGGATTCCAAGGCCGAGTTGCGCAAAGTCACCTGGCCCACGCTGAAAGAAACGCGCAAGGCCACACTGGCGGTTTTGGGCTTCGTGGCTGTGATGGCCGTTATCCTGGGGCTGGTGGACCTTGGTCTGTCGGCTCTGATCAAGTCCATACTGTCCTGA